The following DNA comes from Clostridiisalibacter paucivorans DSM 22131.
TTTATCTCAACTGCTAAATAATCCAAATTTAAGAGATAAACTTTCCCTACTAGGTATAAGAAAAGTTATGAATCAGCACACCTATAGACATAGAGTTGAAGAAATATTAGATAAGATAGACCTTAAGACACACAGTAATAAAGAAAAAGAAGGGGTATCAGTAATAGTAAGTACCTTAAGAGAGCATAACATGAACAATATATTAAATAATTATAAAAATCAATTATATCCCAATAAAGAATTAATTATTATATTAAATAATAACTCTATCTCATTGGAAAAATGGCAAAATAATTTCAAAAAATATCCAGATGTAAAGATCTTTAGATTAGATCAATCTAAATCCTTAGGAGAATGTTTAAACTTTGGAGTTTCACAGTCTAAATATGGATATATATCTAAGTTTGATGATGATGATTACTATGCTCAAAATTATTTGATAGATCTCATGAATACTTTCAAATATACCGATGCCCACATTGTAGGCAAAAAAACTTATTTTGTATTTTTAAAAGAAGAAAACCTCTTATTATTAAGATATGCAGGTAATGAAAATAGATATGTAAACTTTGTTTCAGGTTCAGGGTTTATAGCAAAGAAATCAATATTTAAAAAGATCTCTTTTATTTCCGAGAATAAAGGTGAAGATACCATATTTTTTATAGATGCAAGAAAATTAGGATTTAAAATCTATTCTGCTGATAGATTTAATTTTTCCGTTATAAGATCTAAAGATTTAACTAATCACACTTGGAAAACTACTAAATCTAAGCTATTAAATTCCTGTGAAATTATAGGTAATAAGAAGGACTTTGCCAATTATATAAGTCTCTAGGAGGTGATCTTTTGAGAATTTTTAAATTAGGGTCTCAAGGTTCTGATGTTATGGAAATACAATCACTATTAAAAAGAATTGGCTACGACCCTGGACCAATAGATGGTATATTCGGTAGTAAAACACAATCAGCTGTAATTAATTTTCAAAAAGACAATGGTTTAACACCTGATGGTATAATAGGACCTAAAACTTATAGAGTCTTAAATCCTCTATTATTAGGATACAGCTATCATATGATAGTATCAGGAGATACGCTTTACAATTTATCCAAAAAATATTATACATCTGTAAACGCCATAATTACAGCTAATCCTGGAATAAATCCTAATAATCTAAAAATAGGAGAAGTTATAGTAATCCCCTACGGCATAGATGTAGTAGATACAAATATTGATTACACTTATAAAATACTCTCAAGGAATATAAAGGGTCTTAAAAAAAGATATCCTTTCATTGAAACAGGAGAAATAGGAAAAAGTGTATTAGGAAAAAAATTATATTATATAAGATTGGGTACAGGAAATAATAAAGTATTATATAATGGTGCCCACCATGCCTTAGAATGGATTACCTCTCCTCTTTTAATGAAATTTACTGAAAACTTTCTCAAGGCCTATTCTAATGGTGAATCCATAAGGGGATATAATCTTGAGGAAATATGGAATAACAGTTCCATATATATAATACCAATGGTAAATCCTGATGGGGTAGATTTAGTAATAGATGGTTTAGACAAAACTAATCCCTATTATGATCAGTTAATAGATTGGAACGATACAGGGCTTCCCTTTTCTCAAGTATGGGAAGCAAATATTAGAGGAGTAGATCTAAATCACAATTATGATGCTTTATGG
Coding sequences within:
- a CDS encoding M14 family metallopeptidase, coding for MRIFKLGSQGSDVMEIQSLLKRIGYDPGPIDGIFGSKTQSAVINFQKDNGLTPDGIIGPKTYRVLNPLLLGYSYHMIVSGDTLYNLSKKYYTSVNAIITANPGINPNNLKIGEVIVIPYGIDVVDTNIDYTYKILSRNIKGLKKRYPFIETGEIGKSVLGKKLYYIRLGTGNNKVLYNGAHHALEWITSPLLMKFTENFLKAYSNGESIRGYNLEEIWNNSSIYIIPMVNPDGVDLVIDGLDKTNPYYDQLIDWNDTGLPFSQVWEANIRGVDLNHNYDALWDEYKELAEELGFDSPGPTKYPGEFPESEPESKALANFTRKFSYRLVLAYHSQGEVIFWDFQDLASDEAKYIGDLFSNASGYRLAETYGTAAYAGYKDWFILKYRKPGYTIEVGKGKNPLPISQFDKIYNDNEELLLLASIV